Within Pseudomonas brassicacearum, the genomic segment TTCCCGCCAGCGTGCTCAAGGACCTGGGCAGCACCAACATCGAGCGGGCATTGGAATACGCTGGCGGCGTGTCGAAGCAGAACAACTTCGGCGGCCTGACACTCTACGAGTACAGTGTGCGCGGCTTCACGACGTCGGAGTTCTACAAGGACGGGTTCAGCGCCAACCGAGGGTATCCGAGCACGCCGGACGCGGCGAACATCGAACGCATCGAAGTGCTCAAGGGCCCGGCCGCCAGCCTGTATGGCCGGGGCGATCCCGGTGGTACGGTGAACATTGTTACCAAGAGACCCCAGCCGGAAGCCTTCACCACCTTGCAAACCAGCGCCGGCAGTTGGGATCGCTACCGCACCGCACTGGACGTCAACACGCCACTGGATACCGAAGGCAACCTGTTGTCGCGGGTCAACCTGGCGGTCGAGGACAACAACAGCTTTCGCGATCACGTCGACAGCAAGCGCGTCTTCGTCGCACCCTCCCTCAGTTGGCAATTGAACCCCGACACCCGGTTGCTGGTGGAAAGCGAAATCGTGCGCCACAGCTCGACGTTCGACCGTGGCATCGTCGCCCCGAACAACCGCTGGAGTGGTGTCTCCCGCTCGACTTTTTTGGGCGAGCCCAACGACGGCGACATCGACAATCACAACAACATGCTCCAGGCCGCCCTCGAACATCAGCTCAACGACACCTGGCAACTGCGCCTGGCCAGCCATTACAAGCAGGGTGAACTCTGGGGCTTTGCCTCCGAAGCACGACCGCTGAATGCCGACGGCCACACACTGAACCGCCGCTATCGCGAGCGCGACAACAATTGGCACGACAGCATCACCCAACTGGAATTGCGTGGCCTGTTCGACCTCGGCCCGTGGCAGCACGAACTGCTGATCGGCAGCGAATACGAGGACTACCGCAAGAACGAGCGCGTGACCACCATCAACGGTGGCACTTATCCCATCGACATCTATCAACCGGTCTACGGCCAGCCGAAGCCTGATGGCAAACGTACCGGCACCGATTTTTTCGAGCGTGTGCAAAGCCGCGCGCTGAACCTTCAGGACCAGATCGTCTTCACCGACAAGCTGCGGGGCATGCTCGGCGTGCGTTACGAGCATTTCGAGCAGAGCATCGACGACCACACCACCAACGTCACCAGCCGCCAACGTCACGACGCCCTGACGCAGCGGGCCGGCCTGCTGTATCAACTGACGCCTGAAGTCGGCCTGTTCGCCAACGCCTCCACCTCGTTCAAGCCCAATAACGGCCTGGATGCCGACAGCAAAACCTTCGATCCCGAGGAAGGTGTCGGCTACGAAGTAGGGATCAAGAGCGAGTTGTTCGACGACCGCCTGAGCACCACCCTGGCGGCGTTCCATATAGAAAAGGAAAACGTCCTGGCTCAGGTCGCGGGGACTGATTTCTACAGTGCCATGGGCAAGGCCCGCAGCCAGGGCATCGACCTGCAATTCAGCGGGCAAGTGACCGACGCCGTGCGGGTGATCGGCGCCTATGCCTACATCGATGCCGAAGTGACCCAGGGTGACGAGCAAATCCCCACGGGCAGCCGGATCCTCGGCGTCGCCAAACACAGCGCCAGCCTGCTGGGCGTCTACGAATTCCAGAACGGGCACCTGCGCGGTTCGGATGTCGGCGCGGCGTTCACGTATGTCGGCGATCGCTCGGGCGAAGCCGGCAAGGATTTCGAACTGCCGGCCTACCACACCGTGGATCTGCTGGCTCATTACAAAGCCAGCGACAACGTCACCGTGGGCCTGAACCTGAACAACGTCTTCGACGAAAAATACTACGAGCGCGCCTACAGCAACTACTGGGTCACCCCCGGCGAGCCGCGCAATTTCACTGTCAGTCTCACCCTTGATCTGTAAAAGGAAACTCAGCATGAAACACCCCAAGACCTTCGCCCTGCTCGGCCTGCTTTTGGCTACACAGGCCTCGGCCCACGGCCTATGGACCGAACAGCGTCGCGGCAACATCGAAGTGATCTACGGCCATGGCGCCGAAGACAATGCCTTCAAGGCGCAGAAAATCAGCGGTGCCTGGGCCTATGACCTGGGCGGCAAGATGATCCCCGTCACCGTGGAACGCTTGGCGGACCACGCCCGCCTGCAACCGCTCAAGCCGCCGGCTGTGCTGGCCGTGGCCCTGGACAACGGCATGTGGTCCCAGACGGCCGACAAGAAGTGGATCAACGAAGGTCGCAGCAAAGTACCCGGGGCGATCGAATCGACCCATACGTTCAAGTACAGCCTGGCGATCTATGAACCGGGGGCGAAACTACCGACGCTTGCACCGATCAAGTTCGTGATCATGCCGGAGGTCGACCCGCTGACCGTAGGCCCGGGCCAGTCACTGCCGGTAAGGGTGCTGCTGGACGGCAAACCGGCGGCCGGTGTGAAACTGGTGGGTGACTACCGCAGCGCGCCGAACACCGTCTCGACTGAAACCGACGCGCAAGGCCGGGCCAAGGTGCTGGTGCGCAACGAAGGCTTGAATGTGATCGCGGCGCAGATGGAAATTGCGCTCAAGGACAACAAGGACGTGGCCACCCGTGGCGTGTTCACCTCGTTGACCTTCCTCGGCGAGCCACATCACGAGTGACGCCCAGAACCTAAAGTGCGGGCTTGCTCCGAGCGGCGATCCGACGATGAGGCCAATACAAGCGCCGAAAAACTCAAGCCGGGGTCAAGCACTCCGGCCCATTGAGTTTCGGATCATTGACCATGTTGGCCAGCACTCGCTCGCGCAGTGGCGCCGGCTCGCTTGCCAGCAGCCCTTGCAAGGCATGCAATGGTGTCTCGGGATCGAGCCACAGGCGCTGGCCGTCTTCGTCCAGGATCAACGGCCGGCGTTGACCCGCCGCCGGCTGGGTGATGACTGCCGTGCTCAGCCACACCTGTTCCTGCACTGGATACGCCTCCCAGATCGCGGCAAAAAACAACGACGAACCCTCCCCCGGCGTCAGCCAGTACGGCCGCTTGCGCGTGCCGCCGCGCCACTCATAGAAACCATTGGCCGGCAGCAGGCAACGGCGCAGGCGCAAGGCTTCTCGGAACATCGGTTGTTCGGCCACGGTTTCGGCCCGGGCATGGGCCGGGGTGCGGGACAGGTCGGTCAGCCACGGCGGCGTCAGGCCCCAGCGCGCCCGGGCCAGTTCGCGCTGGCCCTCGGCGCCGGCCCGTAGAATCAGCACCGAATCGTTGGGCGAAATATTCCATTGGGCCTTCTGGTCGGCGGGAAAACCGGGCAGGGCCGCGAAAGTGGGGTTCCAGCGAAACAGGGCATAACGTCCACACATGGGGCAACACGACTCTTGATCGAACAAACGGCCGCCAGCCTAACAGACCAGCGTACCGGGGTAGCTGTCCGGTTCATCGCCGGGCAACGGCAGTGCGGCATTGTAAGCGGCGATCAACTCCCGAGCGTATTGCGCCTGCTCGTCATCCACCGCCAGCCCCAGCAGGCCTTGCATGGGCAATTCCCCCGCACCACCGACCAGATCGCGCCCCACCAGATGCGCCGTGATGCCTTCGCTGGCAAGCATGCCTTGCAACAACTCGCCTTCCATCAGGTTTTCCAGTTCGTAGATTCGCCGCATCGGTGTTGCCCCCGTCAATCGTTTTCGCTGAAGACCTCGAGATGCCATTCCTCACCATGAACCTGCAGCACAAAGTTGATTGGCCGGCAACACACCTGGCAATCCTCGATGTAGGTCTGGTCGCCGCCGGACAAGTCCACGGATGTCTCTACTTCCTCCCCACAATAGGGACAATCATAACTAGCCTGTTCCAGCATCGCGGTCTCCCAGGTGACTTGTGCGTATAATCGCCGGTCTGTTTGCAGGGCTATTTTTGTCTGGCTTATCTTCCAGGCCGTGCCCTGTCGTTTTTTCGATCGAACCTTTACTTACCCTAGCCGTTTCCAACAAGAGAGCATGATGGGCGAATTCGATGCCATCCGACCTTACGACGACAGCGAAGTCCCAGCGGTGCTGGCACGACTGCTCGGCGACAAGGCGTTTCTAGATATCCTCACCCACTTCCGCTTCCCACGCCTGGCCGGCGCCTTCGGCTGGATGCTCAAACCCCTTATAGCGCAAAGATTGCGCCGTGAGTTCGCCGGTGTGACCTCGGTCGCCACGCTGCAGGACAAGGTGGAGTTCTATGTCGACCACACCATCGAGCGCGCTACCGATGGCGTGACCTATACCGGGGTGGAGCAATTCAAGTCCGGCAGTGCGTACCTGTTCATCGCCAACCACCGCGATATCGTGATGGACCCGGCCTTCGTCAACTACGCCGTGTACCACGCCGGCCTGCCAACGCCGCGCATCGCCATTGGCGACAACCTGCTGCAAAAGCCCTTTGTCAGCGACCTGATGCGCCTGAACAAGAGCTTCATCGTGCACCGTTCCATCACCGGGCGGCGGGAAAAAATGGCGGCGTACCAGTTGCTGTCGGCGTACATCAATCATTCGATCCGCAACGACTGCGCCTCGATCTGGATCGCCCAGGCCGAAGGACGGGCCAAGGACGGTGACGACCGGACCGAATCGGCGATCCTCAAGATGTTCCACATGAGCCGCAAGGACGAGCCGTTCGGCGAGGTGATCCAGTCACTGAATCTCACCCCGGTGTCGATCAGCTACGAATACGACCCGTGCGACCAGGCCAAGGCCCGCGAGTTGTACATCCGCGCCACCACCGGCACCTACACCAAGGCCCCGGGCGAGGACGACGTGAGCATCGCCAAGGGCATCACCGGCTACAAGGGCCGGGTCCACGTGAATTTCGCCGCGCCCATCACCGAGCTGTTCGAGGACACCAAGCAATTGGCCCAGGAGATGGATCGGCAGATTCTCGGCGGCTACCGCCTGTTCCCGGTGCACTACCTGGCTTATGCCCAATGGGCCGACGCCGACCCACAGTTGAAGGTGCCCACGGCTGCCGAGGTGTTTGGTACCGAAGAGCTGGCCAAGGCCCAGGAAGAATGGCAACGCCGATTGGACGCTTGCCCACAGGAACACCGGCCGTTCCTGGTGCTGCAATATGCGACGCCGGTGCGAAATCAGTATCGGGTCAAGGCGGGGTTGGCGCTTTAAAGCGGCTCCCGCGGGGGTTGTGTAGGAGCTGCCGAAGGCTGCGATCTTTTGATCTTTTGATCTTTTGATCTTTTGATCTTTCGCTTGAGATTCAAGTGTCTGGGGAAAGATCGCAGCCTCGTTGCACTCGACAGCTCCTACACAGCGCCTACATAGCGCCTTCGCGGCTCCTGCGGGCGCAGCCCAGCGGGAGCAAACGCCCTTGCCATGGCTATTTCGTCAGAACTGCGTACTGATCCACGACACCAGCAATGCCAGCGCCAGGCAGCCAAAGCCAAACCGGTAGAAAAACCGGTTCATTCGCTGAGTGGCCAGGTCCAGCAGCGCTTCGAATCGTTCGTTGCCTTCGCGATTGCGCGCTTCAAGGCAGGCACGCGCCCGTTGTTCGCGGCGGCGCGTCGCATGCAGCACCCAGCCGCCAGGGCAGGCAAACAGCAACGCGAGCAGGTTGATCAGTTTGGCGGGGTGGGCGGCGAACAACGAAAACAGATGCAGCGACATCACGAACCTCAAGCGAAAAACGGACAGGACACGTCCGTGGCCTACGAACAGGGCACGGATTCTACCGAAAGCCTGCCGCCCTGCGCCGTTTTTTCCGACCAGTAACGATCATGTTCGGGGCTGGCGTAGTGACTTTGTGGCGAGGGGATTTATCCCCGCTGGGTCGCGCAGCAGCCCCAGAGCTCAGCCATGCAAACCTTCTAATTCTTCACGTCACGGTTTCGTCATCTGATTAGGCCACTCTGTCGCCCTTCAAACCTGCACGGAACCCGTCATGCTGCACGCCGAAAACCAGGACCGCCTCTATCTCATCAGCCCAAGCGACGAACAACAGAACCTCGTCGACAGCCTGTCCTTCAACGTGCAGGACCGACATTGGCTGGTGTATTGCGCCCTGGGCGGCCATCCACATGCCGACCTGCCGGAGACAGACCTGCTGACCGGGATCAGTGTGCTGGAGTTCTATTCCCAAGCAGCCTGAGAATCTTGCCCATAAAAAACTTGTGGGAGCGAGCTTGCTCGCTCCCACAGGGATATAAGGCTTATGACTTACTCAGCCAATACCTGGCCAATGGTCGGGTCCTTGAACAGCCGGGTCAGGGCATCGCTCAAGACGTCGCTGACCAGCTTGGTGTTGGTGTCCTGGTTAGGCGCCATGCCGAAGCGCTGGTCCAGGGAAGCACCGTAACGACCGCTGTAGCGGCGGTTGGCGTTCTGTACCTCGGAGCGGAAGGTCGCGCCGATAGTGGCTTCGGTCACGTACATGCCTTCCTTGGGTGACTGGTACTTGAGCTCGGCCAGGGTCACGGTCAGTTGCGGTGCATTCAAGGCATTGGCGGTCGGCGTAAAGCCCAGCAAACGCACGGCAGCTTCAGCCTGGGCCTGCAGCTTGGGCAGGATCTGCGCGCCCTGCACCGTGATCACACTGGTTTCCGGGTACAGCCCGCCACGGGTGCCGAGCGTCGGCGACGGACGACCGTCCACCACCCGCACCACCACCGGCTGGCCATGCCCCACAGGCGCCAGTTGGGCATTGAGCTTGGGCTCCGGGTTAAGTTGTTGCGGGCTGTGGGCGCAGCCGACGAGGGTCAGACTGGTCACAGCGATCAAACCGAACAACAGGCGTTGCAACATGCTCTTCTCTCCAGAATCGGGCACAAACAGGCCAGCAGTATAGCGGTGCGCCATCGCGGTGAACTAGCGCCTTACGATGAATACTGAAATGTCTGACACGGGCCTCGATTGCCGGTTCCTGTCACCCCATTGTCACGGTCCTTACACCAGCATGTCATGGCCCGCTGTCAGGCTTATCCCAAGCTCCCTGACCCGGTATCCGATCATGCGCTTCCTTATTTCCCTGTTCACCCCGCGCCCTCATCACCGCAGCTTCGCCCTGCTCGATCGCAATGGCCGTTGCCAGGCATTCAAGCAGTGCAGCCTGCAACCCATGGGTGAAGGCTGGGTGGAAATCGACGAGATCCGTCTCAACTGGTTGCACCAGCCATTGCCCGCCAGCGCCCGCGTACAACCGCTTCGTGCTCGCGCACGCAGCCGGCAGCTGTTGACCATCTGACCGGACGGCTAATAAAAGTCATTAAACACGACCATTTCCCTGCGTTTCTTCGATACAATCTCCCCCCGATTATAAGGACGTCTCCTGATCGGGCCTCGCAACACCGCTGATACCCAGGTATTGGCACCCCGCAACGCCCACAGAGAGCCGCCCACACAGATCGAGTGAAGCTGGCGCGCTTGCTGTTCCTCCAGGCAAATCACCACTTTTCGCGAATCTGCAGAGCTGTCATTACGCTCGGTCACTGAGCTGTCTGCCCGTTTTGCCTGTCATGTACTACATGGGGGCAACCAAACCGGGCGCAGTGCCAGGCTGGGACAGCCCTTTTTTGAGGTTCACGTCTTCAAAAGAGCGTGAAAAAACGGGTTTTCACAACTTCACGAGAGTGTGGCGAGCAAATGAATAGTTTTGCGTCTGAACAAGCACCATTAGCGTCTGAAACAGCCCAACGACACAGGACCGGATATCGCTCAAGAACCGGCGCCTGAAGCCTGTCCGCTACGGATTTGGTTGCACGAACGGATGTCTCGGCCATAAGTCGAATTGCCCGCCCGGCGCTTAAATGAGTTCATGTGACTCTTGAGGCCAGGCTGCATGCATCCGCAGTAGGTGCGAAAAATTGCGAAGATTCGGACATGGCGATCCTGGCCATGGATAACTGGGGCGCAACTGACCTGCCCCGCCACTCCTGGCCGCTATGCCGACAATTTGGTGCTGCAGATTTTGGAGACGCGTTAAATGGCGCATAACGAAGCAGTCGATGTAGTTCTGGTAGGGGCCGGCATCATGAGTGCCACCCTGGCCGTACTGCTCAAGGAGCTCGACCCCGCGATCTCGCTGGAAGTCGTCGAGCTGATGGACTCCGGTGCCGCGGAGAGTTCCAACCCGTGGAACAATGCCGGTACCGGCCACGCCGGGCTGTGTGAGCTCAATTACACACCCCAGGCGGCCGACGGCAATGTCGACATCAAGAAAGCCGTGCATATCAACACCCAGTTCGAGGTGTCGAAGCAGTTCTGGACGTACCTGACCAAAAAGGGCACGTTCGGCTCCTCCAAGTCCTTCATCGCCCCGGTGCCACACCTGAGCTTCGTGCAAGGCGAGAAAGGCGTGTCGTTCCTGAAAAAGCGCTTCGAGCTGATGCGCCAGCATCACGCTTTCGCCGACATGGAATACACCGAGGACAAGGCCCGGATGGCCGAGTGGATGCCGCTGATGATGCCTGGCCGGCCGGCCGATGAGGTCATCGCCGCCACCCGCGTCATGAACGGTACCGACGTCAACTTCGGCGCCCTGACCAACCAGTTGCTCAAGCACCTGACCAGCGCCCCGGACACCCAGGTCAAATACTGCAAGCGCGTCACCGGCCTCAAACGCAACGGCAGTGGCTGGACCGTGAGCATCAAGGACGTCAATTCCGGCAGCAGCCGCGATGTCGACGCCAAGTTCGTATTCCTGGGTGCCGGCGGTGCGGCGTTGCCGCTGCTGCAGGCCTCGGGCATCGAGGAAAGCAAGGGCTTCGGCGGCTTCCCGGTCAGCGGCCAGTGGCTGCGTTGCGACAACCCGGAAGTGGTCAAGCACCACCAGGCCAAGGTCTACAGCCAGGCCGCCGTGGGTTCGCCGCCGATGTCGGTGCCACACCTGGACACGCGCGTCGTTGATGGCAAGAAATCCCTGCTGTTCGGGCCGTACGCCGGTTTCACCACCAAGTTCCTCAAGCATGGTTCGATCATGGACCTGCCGCTGTCGGTACGCGCCGGCAACATCGGCCCGATGCTGGCCGTGGCCCGGGACAACATGGACCTGACCAAATACCTGATCAGCGAAGTGATGCAGTCCATGGAGCAACGCCTGGAATCGCTGCGTCGCTTCTACCCCGAGGCGAAAGCCGAGGACTGGCGCCTGGAAGTGGCCGGCCAGCGGGTGCAGATCATCAAGAAAGACCCGAAGAAAGGTGGCGTCCTGCAGTTTGGTACCGAGCTGGTGGCGGCCAAGGACGGCACCCTCGCCGCCCTGCTCGGCGCATCGCCGGGTGCTTCGGTGACCGTGTCGATCATGCTGGAACTGATCGAACGCTGCTTCCCGGACAAAACCAAGGGCGAGTGGGCTGCCAAGCTCGCAGATATCTTCCCGGCCCGGGAAAAAGTACTGGAAACCGACGCAGCGCTGTATCGCAAGATCAATGCGCAGAACAACATTGCGTTGGAGTTGGTTGAAGAAAGCAGTGAGACCCAAAGCTACGCTTGATTGCATCGCATGAAAAAACGCCCCGTTCTCCATGAGAGCGGGGCGTTTTTGTTTAAAGGATCGCAGGCTTGGCGATCTCCTGTAGGAGCTGGCGAAGCCTGCGATCTTTTGATCTAACCGCGAGCCTTGTTGACCAACTCGATGTAATCCTCGGCATTACGCTGGTCGCGAACCAGCGCAACGAAATCGTTGCCGTGCTCATCCTTGCCATTGAAGTCATGGCCGGCCTCGACGAAGAACGTCAGGAAGCGCTCGAAATCGTCGACCCGCAGGCCACGGTAAGCCTTGATCAGTTTGTGCAGCGACGGCGACGTGGCATCGACCGGTTCGAAATTGAGGAACAGCTTGATCTGTTCATCGCCAATCTCGTCGCCAATCACTTGTTTCTTGTCTTTACGCATTGCCGGCTCCAGCTCGCACAGTTCACGGGGCGGGCAGTTTACCCCCGGCAAGGCCCGGGGCTCAACGCGGGCGTTCGGCGCCGGTGTGCAGGTCGGCCCAGATATGGCCGTTGGCGTACGTGAGAAACTGTACATAGACCGTGTTGTGGCGCAGCAGATCGATGACCACTCGGTACTGGGCCTGTGGATAAGACAACGTCAGGGTCTTGCTCGCCTCGTCGAAGGCCGGCTTCTTCAGGCTTTTGCTTTCGCCATCGAAGTTGAGGATCACCTGGTTGAGGGTGGCCCCCTTGTTCATCGGCTTGCCCTTGAGACGGACCAGCAAGGGGGAAGTGACCGGTATCGGTTGCTGGTTGGACTGTCGCTGGTTACCCAGCACCACTGAATACTCGGTCACTTGCAGCAACTGCTGCTGTTCCGGCTGCTCCTGGCGCACCATCAGGTCATCAGGCGGCAAGAACTGGCTGTGCATCGGCGCGGCCACGGCCGCCAGGGGTAGGCTGGACATCAGCAGCAAAGTGGCGCAGCGGCGGGTCGATACACGCATGACAAGCTCCGAGGTCTTGGCCTGGCACTCTAGCATGAGCCTGAGCGGTAAAAATAACGACCCAGGTCAATACTTGCATACGACAAGCACGGCATACTCAAAGAGCCATCAGCCCTCGCATCACATGATGCCCTTGTGGCGAGGGGATTTATCCCCGTTGGGCTGCGTAGCGGCCCCCACCGAGTATCCGGTTCAGGACTGCTTCGCAGCCCAGCGGGGGTAAATCCCCTCGCCACCGCTTGGGTGTATGCCGGGAGTTCGGCATTTTCCCCGTTCATTTTCGTGGAGTCCCTATGTCATTCTCCGCCCCACCCTTGTTCGCCGCCTGGCGCCAGACCTGGCGCGCCGGTTACACCCTTGAACGCCTGCGCGGCGACTTGGTGGCCGGGCTTACCGTCGGCATTATTGCCATCCCACTGGCCATGGCCCTGGCGATTGCCGTTGGCGTACCGCCGCAGCATGGTTTGTACACCGTGTTGGTGGCAGCGCCGTTGATCGCCCTCACCGGCGGCTCGCGCTTCAACGTCAGCGGACCGACGGCGGCGTTCGTGGTGATCCTGCTGCCCATCACCCAACAATACGGCCTGGGTGGCCTGTTGTTGTGCACCATGCTCGCCGGCCTGATTCTGATCGCCTTGGGATTGATGCGCGCCGGACGGCTGATCCAATACATTCCCTACCCGGTGATCCTTGGTTTTACCGCCGGGATCGGCGTGGTCATCGCCACCTTGCAACTCAAGGATCTGCTGGGGCTGACCACCGTCGGGCAAGCCAAGCACTACATCGAACAGTTAGGCGAACTGATCGTGGCACTGCCCAGTGCCCGACTCGGCGATGGCATCATCGGCGTCACCTGCCTGGCGGTGCTGATTGCCTGGCCACGCTGGGTACCGCGGATTCCCGGGCACCTGGTTGCCTTGCTGGTCGGGGCGCTATTGGGACTGGCGCTGGAGCGCGGCGGCTGGCCGGTGGCGACTCTGGGTGAGCGTTTCAGCTACGTGGTCGATGGCATCAGCCACCCCGGCATCCCACCCTTTTTACCGAGCTTCGAGTGGCCATGGAACCTGCCAGATGGCCAGGGTCATCCCCTGGCGCTTTCCTACGACCTGATCCGCCAATTGCTGGGCCCGGCCTTCGCCATCGCCATGCTTGGCGCCATCGAGTCGCTGCTGTGCGCCGTGGTGGCGGACGGCATGACCGGCAGCAAGCACGACCCCAACGCCGAGCTGATCGGCCAAGGCCTGGGCAATGTCGTGGCGCCGCTGTTCGGCGGTATCACCGCCACGGCGGCCATTGCCCGCAGCGCGACCAATGTGCGCAGCGGCGCCTCTTCACCGCTGGCCGCCATCATTCATAGCCTGGTGGTGCTGCTGGCGATGGTGCTGCTGGCGCCCTTGTTCAGCTACCTGCCCATGGCTGCCCTGGCGGCGCTACTGGTGATAGTGGCCTGGAACATGAGCGAAGCCGGACATGTGGTGCATACCTTGCGCATCGCCCCGCGCAGCGACGTACTGGTGCTGCTGACCTGCCTTAGCCTGACCGTCCTGTTCGACATGGTCATGGCTGTCGCCGTCGGCCTGCTGCTGGCCGCCGGGCTGTTCATCAAGCGCATGAGCGAGTTGACCGACAGCGCCGAACTGCCGCGCCACTTCCACCAGGCCCTGCTGGAGATGCCTGAGCATGTGCGCTGCTACGCCATTCGTGGGCCGCTGTTCTTCGGCGCGGCAGAAAAAGCCCTGGATGTGCTGCGCAAGTTCGATCCGGGGGTGCGCGTGGTGGTGGTGGAAATGAGCGCCGTGCCCATGCTGGACATGACCGCACTGGCCGCGTTTGAAAACATCCTGAAGGATTACCGCAAGCAGGGCATCGGGCTGATCCTGGTGGCGACGGCGCCAAGGGTGCGCCTGAAGCTGCGCCGCGCCGGTATTCATCGCGAGCAACGCCAATTGGCGTATGTGCAGACCCTGGAGCAGGCGCGGGTCAAGAGCGAGCAATGGCTGGCAGCCAATAGCACCGCCCATTCACGACTGGCTTGATC encodes:
- the dauA gene encoding C4-dicarboxylic acid transporter DauA, with protein sequence MSFSAPPLFAAWRQTWRAGYTLERLRGDLVAGLTVGIIAIPLAMALAIAVGVPPQHGLYTVLVAAPLIALTGGSRFNVSGPTAAFVVILLPITQQYGLGGLLLCTMLAGLILIALGLMRAGRLIQYIPYPVILGFTAGIGVVIATLQLKDLLGLTTVGQAKHYIEQLGELIVALPSARLGDGIIGVTCLAVLIAWPRWVPRIPGHLVALLVGALLGLALERGGWPVATLGERFSYVVDGISHPGIPPFLPSFEWPWNLPDGQGHPLALSYDLIRQLLGPAFAIAMLGAIESLLCAVVADGMTGSKHDPNAELIGQGLGNVVAPLFGGITATAAIARSATNVRSGASSPLAAIIHSLVVLLAMVLLAPLFSYLPMAALAALLVIVAWNMSEAGHVVHTLRIAPRSDVLVLLTCLSLTVLFDMVMAVAVGLLLAAGLFIKRMSELTDSAELPRHFHQALLEMPEHVRCYAIRGPLFFGAAEKALDVLRKFDPGVRVVVVEMSAVPMLDMTALAAFENILKDYRKQGIGLILVATAPRVRLKLRRAGIHREQRQLAYVQTLEQARVKSEQWLAANSTAHSRLA
- a CDS encoding putative signal transducing protein codes for the protein MRRIYELENLMEGELLQGMLASEGITAHLVGRDLVGGAGELPMQGLLGLAVDDEQAQYARELIAAYNAALPLPGDEPDSYPGTLVC
- a CDS encoding 1-acyl-sn-glycerol-3-phosphate acyltransferase; translated protein: MMGEFDAIRPYDDSEVPAVLARLLGDKAFLDILTHFRFPRLAGAFGWMLKPLIAQRLRREFAGVTSVATLQDKVEFYVDHTIERATDGVTYTGVEQFKSGSAYLFIANHRDIVMDPAFVNYAVYHAGLPTPRIAIGDNLLQKPFVSDLMRLNKSFIVHRSITGRREKMAAYQLLSAYINHSIRNDCASIWIAQAEGRAKDGDDRTESAILKMFHMSRKDEPFGEVIQSLNLTPVSISYEYDPCDQAKARELYIRATTGTYTKAPGEDDVSIAKGITGYKGRVHVNFAAPITELFEDTKQLAQEMDRQILGGYRLFPVHYLAYAQWADADPQLKVPTAAEVFGTEELAKAQEEWQRRLDACPQEHRPFLVLQYATPVRNQYRVKAGLAL
- the mqo gene encoding malate dehydrogenase (quinone) → MAHNEAVDVVLVGAGIMSATLAVLLKELDPAISLEVVELMDSGAAESSNPWNNAGTGHAGLCELNYTPQAADGNVDIKKAVHINTQFEVSKQFWTYLTKKGTFGSSKSFIAPVPHLSFVQGEKGVSFLKKRFELMRQHHAFADMEYTEDKARMAEWMPLMMPGRPADEVIAATRVMNGTDVNFGALTNQLLKHLTSAPDTQVKYCKRVTGLKRNGSGWTVSIKDVNSGSSRDVDAKFVFLGAGGAALPLLQASGIEESKGFGGFPVSGQWLRCDNPEVVKHHQAKVYSQAAVGSPPMSVPHLDTRVVDGKKSLLFGPYAGFTTKFLKHGSIMDLPLSVRAGNIGPMLAVARDNMDLTKYLISEVMQSMEQRLESLRRFYPEAKAEDWRLEVAGQRVQIIKKDPKKGGVLQFGTELVAAKDGTLAALLGASPGASVTVSIMLELIERCFPDKTKGEWAAKLADIFPAREKVLETDAALYRKINAQNNIALELVEESSETQSYA
- a CDS encoding DUF4198 domain-containing protein is translated as MKHPKTFALLGLLLATQASAHGLWTEQRRGNIEVIYGHGAEDNAFKAQKISGAWAYDLGGKMIPVTVERLADHARLQPLKPPAVLAVALDNGMWSQTADKKWINEGRSKVPGAIESTHTFKYSLAIYEPGAKLPTLAPIKFVIMPEVDPLTVGPGQSLPVRVLLDGKPAAGVKLVGDYRSAPNTVSTETDAQGRAKVLVRNEGLNVIAAQMEIALKDNKDVATRGVFTSLTFLGEPHHE
- a CDS encoding PA4642 family protein, which gives rise to MRKDKKQVIGDEIGDEQIKLFLNFEPVDATSPSLHKLIKAYRGLRVDDFERFLTFFVEAGHDFNGKDEHGNDFVALVRDQRNAEDYIELVNKARG
- a CDS encoding CPXCG motif-containing cysteine-rich protein, encoding MLEQASYDCPYCGEEVETSVDLSGGDQTYIEDCQVCCRPINFVLQVHGEEWHLEVFSEND
- a CDS encoding TonB-dependent siderophore receptor: MSSLKRISLASLALGLLGDPAYAEETQPLELDAITVTSDYESATGPVTGYRATRSASATKTDTALRDIPQSISVIPASVLKDLGSTNIERALEYAGGVSKQNNFGGLTLYEYSVRGFTTSEFYKDGFSANRGYPSTPDAANIERIEVLKGPAASLYGRGDPGGTVNIVTKRPQPEAFTTLQTSAGSWDRYRTALDVNTPLDTEGNLLSRVNLAVEDNNSFRDHVDSKRVFVAPSLSWQLNPDTRLLVESEIVRHSSTFDRGIVAPNNRWSGVSRSTFLGEPNDGDIDNHNNMLQAALEHQLNDTWQLRLASHYKQGELWGFASEARPLNADGHTLNRRYRERDNNWHDSITQLELRGLFDLGPWQHELLIGSEYEDYRKNERVTTINGGTYPIDIYQPVYGQPKPDGKRTGTDFFERVQSRALNLQDQIVFTDKLRGMLGVRYEHFEQSIDDHTTNVTSRQRHDALTQRAGLLYQLTPEVGLFANASTSFKPNNGLDADSKTFDPEEGVGYEVGIKSELFDDRLSTTLAAFHIEKENVLAQVAGTDFYSAMGKARSQGIDLQFSGQVTDAVRVIGAYAYIDAEVTQGDEQIPTGSRILGVAKHSASLLGVYEFQNGHLRGSDVGAAFTYVGDRSGEAGKDFELPAYHTVDLLAHYKASDNVTVGLNLNNVFDEKYYERAYSNYWVTPGEPRNFTVSLTLDL
- a CDS encoding SOS response-associated peptidase, with translation MCGRYALFRWNPTFAALPGFPADQKAQWNISPNDSVLILRAGAEGQRELARARWGLTPPWLTDLSRTPAHARAETVAEQPMFREALRLRRCLLPANGFYEWRGGTRKRPYWLTPGEGSSLFFAAIWEAYPVQEQVWLSTAVITQPAAGQRRPLILDEDGQRLWLDPETPLHALQGLLASEPAPLRERVLANMVNDPKLNGPECLTPA
- a CDS encoding YajG family lipoprotein yields the protein MLQRLLFGLIAVTSLTLVGCAHSPQQLNPEPKLNAQLAPVGHGQPVVVRVVDGRPSPTLGTRGGLYPETSVITVQGAQILPKLQAQAEAAVRLLGFTPTANALNAPQLTVTLAELKYQSPKEGMYVTEATIGATFRSEVQNANRRYSGRYGASLDQRFGMAPNQDTNTKLVSDVLSDALTRLFKDPTIGQVLAE